Genomic DNA from Prunus persica cultivar Lovell chromosome G1, Prunus_persica_NCBIv2, whole genome shotgun sequence:
CAACTGACCCTCATAGGCTATCGTGCGGCAATAATAATAAGGTacgttttcttctctttttaacCTAGCTAGTCAAACCAGCTgcatacattttattttaaataatagtttttacTCTGCACATTccactaattaattatgtttagttaataattcatggtaTATTTGAACCCTAATAATCATGTAAAATAGCTTAATTATCATTCTGACAATTTGCTAAACTATAATTAAAGTCAAAGAGTATAAACGTAATGAAATTAATCAGAAGTTACTTTTCTATTTAGTTTTAGGAgaaataaatccaaaattcaaaagtgAATACACTTTATTCTAAAATCTTTATTTGCTTATATAgcatcaaaagaaaatgtagCTTCAACTTTATACAATGTGTGTTGTGTGCATCTCCTTTTTTCACAAGGCTTTTcttaacttttcttttctttctttctttcaaataCTGATTTTTGGTCTTTTGGAATTCAAAGATATCATCTTTCGACAATGAAATAACAGAGGTGAAGCGACCCGGCAGTTCCATCGAGCCAAAGGTAACTCAAGCAACTGCACCAAAGAAATCGCGGTTGGAGTCGCGCACTGCATGCCCACCCTTCAAGGTACCAAATTAACCTTGTGATAAATTAAACTGAAAATTAATTGCTTTGATGTGTACCATCAACAGTTTTGGCATTTGTGCAGGTTAGGAAGGAGAAATTGGGAGATAGAATCGCAGCTCTTCAGCAATTGGTGGCACCCTTTGGAAAGGTAATTATTTCTGTACTTGGTCTCTCACTTtagaaatattgaaaaaacaaCATTTGTATTTTCTCCGTTTAATGTGTTTCAGTTCAATTTAATTAGCAATTCTATATTGCAGACAGACACAGCATCCGTTCTGATGGAGGCTATCGGATACATCAAATTCCTTCAAAACCAGGTCGAGGTATTTCAGTGTTTTAATCTTAATCATGCTTTAATTTAGAGATCAAATAATAATGTCGAGACCACACCACACCTGACGAATATTAAGGTACGGAGATGCTTTCTACAATAGAAACCCAACTGTCCTACTTTAAGCATTTCGTACGTACGTTGATCAACATGTGTATGGCGCTAGCCGCTAGGGTTTTCCTCGGGCAtgcttttcaagttttgaCCTTATCTCCACCATCAATTTCTTGAAGTGAACTTTCCCAAGAcgtttcttatatatatagtccggGACGTGCTGAAGCATATACAAATGATCATGTCTCTGGTCTGGTCTTGTCATGCCCATGTGGCTCCTTTGGATTGAACGAGGAAGATAAATAAcgagagatgaagaagaagataaattaGTCTCATCAATCTCCTAAAGgaacaaaaaggaaacaacTTTGGTCACTCACGACATTCATTCTTGTCTGGCCTCTGGTCTTATCTTAATTGGAACTTGGGATCTAAACGACATACTTTCACTATTTTAACAAGAACATCTCCCGCTCGATTGATAATATGATAGGATGCTTGATAGAAAGGGGAAGACTACTTTCAATTATTGAAgcaaattcaattttctgcTTGCTTTATAAGGATATggttttttattcattttacaCGTTTTGTGTGCAGACCCTAAGCGTCCCATATATGAAGTCATCACGCAACAAATcctctaaaacaatgcaagGGGTAAGAATTATTGAGATTTCCGTACCAACAATAATGTCGTGATTTCATCAGTCTAATCATATGATTTACATGTtgcaaaatagtattttgtttttgttcaccCTACATACATCTTGCTTGTGAAAAATGCTGTTGTAATACTTTCATGGCTAAaattgattttcttaattagttTAAATGACGCATTGCTAACCATGATTTCAGGGTGTGACAGAGATCAATGAAAATGACGAAACAAAGCGAGATCTCAGAAGTAGAGGATTGTGCCTCGTTCCTTTGTCGTGCATGTCTTATGTGACAAGTGACATTGGTGAGGGTGGAAGCATTTGGCCAGCGCCTAACTTTGGGGGAGGGACTTAACATTAATGTTATATTTTACTTGATCATATAAGTTAAGAGTATTGGGCAAATTAAATATTGGCTTATTCTTCTATAAGTCCATACTAGTGAAATCTTCAACCCCTCCAAAGTTTAATGGAGCAAATTTGGTCATCCGGTCAACAATTCCGGAATGGACCAAGTTTGATCCATTAAAAATTCATGTGTACTATTTATAGATCTTCTGGCATTTAGGGGGCCTTTTTTCATGTAATTTATGTACTCAATTTTTCGATCAATAAAAGTTTAACTAAGCATTTCGATTGTTTTTGgacacttttgtttttatcgAAATTTCAATTCATTGCAAACTCCTAAAGGGACAGAAGACAATACAAAGAAAGCCGGGCAAAAATTTGGACACTATTTTGCACATTTCCCAGGCCCACACTTTAGATTTCTTGTTATAATGTAATTGTATGTATGATATGGTCCAACCCGGGGCGGCCCTGTGGGGGAAAGTCCATTTGATAAAGTCAACTTACACTCAGAGCTCCGTTCAGATTTCGGGCCCAATTTTGTCCCTCAAAGCCGGCCGGACCGTGCCTTTTAGTTTTAGATGCCTTCCACCGTTTGGTGTTTTGTCACCGCCGTTaaaaaattttgtatttttcaaaattaaaaataataaaacgtATTTTTGAGGTTGATAAAAAATAGATTGAGAGTAAAGAGTCGCGGTAGGACTTGGGACCATTGGTGCCATGACTTGTTTGAAAGTGAAGAAGTTGCAAATCTACTTTCCAACGAGAGGCCAATAGTTTGTCGACTTGTGAAAAGCCACCCTGCATACAATTCCAACTACTCTCTATCTCTACCTCCATATTTTGTCAAAGGTTCTATCATGGTTTACTCAGGAAGATGACAATATTGGCTTCTGTGGACCATCTTTGATCTATTTTCTTTTgcgttttgtttttggctcTATTTTGAGGGTAGAGAGGAGGATGCCTTGGGCTTTAATGagtactagcctctctgcacgcgcttctgcgcctgcgagaggtttttttttttttaaatttaaatttattttagaattaaaaaagataatggataattgtgttccataaaaataggatccattatctgaattttcttttaattttaattttttaatatgaaaaattgtgaatttaccatattattctcatttaattaataattttaattcttaatgtttgcattaaccaagggcattttctggtattttgaatgtttcaccattctctgccttttgctttatatatatagatagatgaACTTCCTTTTCATATCAATACATTCTattcaagaaatttaattataaattaaagcaTTAACAAAAATGTCTTACATTTGCTATTTTAATTAAGTGTTGGACTAATGACATAATAGAGCATTAGTAGGATTACCCCACACTTAAGGCTACAGGTAGAACCTCTAACTGTCATCTTTCTTGTAGTTTAAACTATaacttatattaaaatatatattgataatAAAGTCACATAATTTTAAGATGAAACGTCTATCATATATTTCGGTGACATCATTTGGTAGACTAACCCCAAGTAAAAGTTACATAAATTAGGGGCAAGttgctttcattcatttatgTACCagattaattatattattgtgAGTTGTCTCTTAATTAATAAACTAACAATAGTCACAACAACCTAAAAAACAACTCGGTGACGTTTGCATATGCTCAAAGATCAATTGCCATGTTGATGATTCCTTATTTCCCTGGTAACATTTTCCTTTGTTTAATACAATTTCCACATTTCAGCCACTCACTTGATCAGCGTGAACAATTTCAAAATGATAATCTATTGGAACAGATCTTCATATATAGCTGTAAATAGTGGTTGATTCTGGCATGATGCAAATATTATAATGGGATTTATTATAGGTCGTTTTGTTTTGAAGCTGGAAGCCATTGACATGGACATGATTTTCATATAGTATGTGGTAAGAACCATTGTCTTTGTGTTTTGAATCAGCACACTGTAATTGAATGGTATTTGCCACATCACCATCTCAAGCCACGTCAAAACAAATTGCCAGCTGCTTTTTGACTattctcagtttttttttttcttccctaaaattttaaaataaagaattactcgtaataaattatttagtaAATTTCAATAAATCAAGAGAAGCAAAAAAAGAATCTAATAAATACATCCCACATAAGAATATTTTTTGGTCGGAATCCCACATAAGAATCTAAGTAAATTTACCACTTTTTTCCTACCCCACAAATACACATGATGTTTGTGTGGCTTTGGGCTCCATCAAGTTATTTTTTACTGGCGAAGCTGCCATTTTTATAGcccaaaaagaagagaattgAACTGCAATCACGTTTCACAGAGGAAAAATCGTATCGCGGCCCAAGTgtaaacaaaaggaaaaagaggagtAAAAACTAAGGGTTCCGAGTGAAATCCACACACTGATATTTTGAGGAAGAAAACagaattttgatatttttgagagagagactgcCTTATCCAGATCCCCCCCTGGAGAAAGAACACACGTGGCAGTCAGGTAAGTAATATTGATCTCATCGACCGCCGGCACTGTTGCACCTGTCATTCTACGCGCGCAGCCGCTACTTTCAGTCAGACCCTTATTATCCACTTCGGTCAAAGGTCACAAATACCCTCCTTCATTTGACAAATCAGCTTCTTTTCCGAAGGGGATAGAACCGTAATTTTGAAAACGTAGTTGATTCATCATGTTGTCCCCCAAGCACTTCAAGCATTTTTAAGTTATCTTTCTCTTCGTACAATACAATTATACAAAGGAAAAATCTCTTATCTTCTACCCTATCTCTCATTCTCTTATATGTGATCCTCCTTGTCGGTAATTTCTCCAATTTTCTTCAATCCAAACAAGCTTCAATTGCTTCATCTATAAGCTTTCTTTCACTtcccctctttttttcttttcttttttttttcttccgatCATTCGATCGCAAGCTTTATTCGATTCAGATCTTTGAGGATTTTGCGTTAATTCATACTCATCGTCAATCGCTTTCCTTCAGGAAATTAATTTATCGGAATCGGATTCGGGAATCCGAGAAAATTTATGCAGCATCGGTGAGACAAAAGCTCCGGAAAACGGAAGGGTGAGAAAGCTTTGATCGGTGATTAAAGACTTCTGACCGTCGATCTTTGTTTTTGAAAGGTAGAGAGCTTTTCAAGGCCTTAAGGTCTGATTTTGGTTCTGATCTGGTTTCATATCTGTGATTGATGCTCTCTAACCCTTCCAGCTGACTATTTGGTGCTTGAAActtaaaagagagagagagagtgagtgagagtggattttaattttactgTTAATTGTATTATTTTAACTTCactaaatcatgatttaattaTCAAATCAATAGCTAACGTATCCTCGTTTCATGATAATCAAACATGGGAAATATTTCGAAATATGCTGAAAAGAGAATCactctttcaatttcatatattttctcGGTAACCAAACGGCACttcatctttattttatttattttgtggtAGATTTTGGAGAAGGTACGATGGTTTCTTTGCAAGGGCCAGTAATTTGCCCCACTGTTCGCGCAAAGCAATCGGGGTATGACACTGTGCCAGTGGTAGGCCCTTTGGTGAAGGCTAGGCTTCTTAGAAGTGAATTATGTAGATTCAGAGGGGTCAGCGGTTGCATCACAAAGGCGGGTTTTGTTTCTCGCCCTCAAAATGCACGAAAATGCACAAGAGTGCATTGTACTTTCAGTTCTTCATCAAATGGTAATGGAAGTATGGCCGAGAATTTCAATGAAAATGATGAAGATTATGTCAACTCCAGTGTACTTGAAGCTGGTACGCTATGCCATCGGCACCTCATTTTTTGTAACCGCTAATTCCAGCTTAGAATTGTAATCATGAATCGTTATAATTTAGCGCTTAATGCCATAACATAAAAAATTCTTAGCAGTCTGTTTGTTTCTTGGTTCATAAATATGGTGGCAACAGTGGTCGTGATATTACTATAATTTTGTTTCCTGATTTTGTGTACTGTTATTTCCTATGAACCGTTGAATGATAAGTGTTTTGCCTTTGGTTTTTGGTGTAGTTGAGGTGAAGAGTGGAATTGATGGATTCATGATCAAAATGAGGGATGGTAGGCACATGAGGTGTGTCCATAACAACCCTCAGGGGGGCCATCTTCCCGATTATGCTCCACATCCTGCAATTGTGTTGAAGATGGAAGATGGGACTGGTCTTCTTCTCCCAATAATTGTTTGTATGTTAATATTGAACGACTACTCTCTAATATTACgaattttgtattttggaaTTTACATCCGAAATCTCTGTAACTTTATGTCAATTTGAAGTTGGGTTTACCTTTGATTGCAGTGGAGATGCCCAGTGTGTTGCTCATGGCAGCAGTGCGCAATGTTCCAATTGTATGGTTGCTCTCCCTATCGTACTTCCATTTTAAttaagattttgtttttgtttttgtttttctttctgggtTTGTTGAGCTGGCAGAATTAGACTTCGTCAGCATATTGGATTTGCATACGAGAGGAATTCTAAAAATCTATAATTCTTGGTATTTGGTTTCCAGGCTAGGCCAACTATGTATCAAGTGGTCAGGGAGATGATTGACAAGATGGGTTATGAGGTATGTGCGATATTTTCTTCTGTTACAATATAATAATTCTTGTCTGTTACACATGCATTCTTCATGAtcttttattgtaattttgtGTTTTCCATCTCTGCAGGTCCGACTTGTCAGAGTCACCAAGAGAGTACATGAGGCATATTTTGCTCAGTTATACCTCAGAAAGGCATATACCTTCTCTTCATttggattattttttattgttatagtttattattaatattccTATTATATTATTGTCATTTGGGGTGGGGAAAAGGGGGGAGGGACTGCATTACTTCTGGAACATCAAATTTTAAGTGGGTTAGTGGTATAGTGACAGTGTGTTAGAAGTGATCACAGGCTGGTAGTGAGACAGAGTGTGTCAGCTTCGACCTTCGGCCTTCAGATGCCATCAACATTGCTGTAAGATGCAAGGTACGCTAATTGTGCTGCTTAAGATATCTACTTTCTGAATCTTAGATGTAAGATTGCTTAGAATTAAATTACCTACTAATTTCTTTGAACCTTTAGAATGTTCAGAAATCTGGGTATGTAGTAATTTACAAGTGTATTAAGGCCCCCAAATAGTTGGTAACAGTTTAGTGAATCCTTTTCACATTCTGTGCAGGTTCCCATACAAGTCAACAAGTACCTGGCATATAGTGATGGAATGAGAGTTATCGAATCTGGAAAGCTCTCAAGTCATGGCCCTGCTTCAGATGGTTTATTATTTACTGAGCTGGATCGGTAAGTTTTGAATGCCCTAGAGACGTATCTTTTTTTCTATCTCGAAGGGATTATTCTGGAGTTGAATTTGTGAAGCTTGTCTTGGAATGTGGTTTGGATCCCAAGGTTCAGTAGACTTTATAAAGTGCATTTATTTGGGCTTGAATAAGATGAGCTGTTAAGGGAATGCAATCTGACTGTGATCAGATGATGTAACAGTTGCCTATGGTATACTTAAATGCTTGTTCAGTCTTTTTGAAATTCATGAAGAAAGGTGTTTGAAATCTATGCATATTCCAATTGGCTAGAAGAGGTTGATTGATGGTTAAGATTAGTATCTGCATTGCATTATAATCTGAGCAAGATAGAACTGTCCTCTAAATTCATCTTTCAGTGAAATAGAGGATGCTAATTGAAACTTTATATGGTTTCAGGCCGAGTGGTCAACCATGTGTTGAAACAAAGGAGTTTAATCTTGTGCGCAACATGTTAATTGCTGCAGTTGAGGAACGCTATAGAGATGCTGGTAAGTATGTTTTACCTATCGAGGGTAAATATCTTTTGTGAGGGGAAATGTTCTGTGATGTTACTTTAGTTTGTTGCCTGCTAGTCATGGGACTATCAGGTAGCCCTTAGCCAGTTAAACTCACCATTTTTCTGTGTCAGTATGGTTGGGTGCCCATTATTGTTGCAACTCGTtagttgtttgtttgtgtgtttgtgcCAAAGTTGTTGGAGCTTTTCaatctcattttttttttcatcttcacTTGCAGCTCAGTGGAGGGACAAACTCCTCCAACTTCGTGCTAGAAGGAATTTGGCGTAACGGGTAAGAAGCTCGCTATCATTACCAAATTATTAGTTAAAACTTTGAAACATAACTGCAAGACTCTCTACCCTCCCTAGTGACTAGTGagaggaagggaaaaaaaaatcattgtagattatcagttttttattttcaatttttctgatGAAAATACTGATgttttattcctttttcaGCTTGTGTTCCTAGAGGTTTAAAAATTGTACATAGACACCATTCTTCGAAGTTGATAAGCTCGCCAACAGCAGTCATTCACCGTGGATCCCTGCTCTGCCCcttatatataatgtaaaaagtCTGTGAATataatatgatatatatatatgtataatattgATAAACTTTATTGGAAATGTAATGGCACTTGTCAGTTTTCTACTAATTATTCGGTTACTTAATTGTTGTCGTCTGGTTTATTGCATGGCATGGCATGGGCGATCCATGCCAACCAAGTTATAGCATGGTTGCTGGATCAGatgctttaattttttggcaAGCATAATGTTTTcacttcaagttcaaactGATGTGATGTATTGCCGTCCTGCAAATGGCAATGGCTGGTTCTACAGTGCCAAAAGTCTCTccattctttctttcaatGCATGCAAATCTCACAAAGGCTCCATATGTAGAAGTTTGGATTTTAAGTGAACAGACAGCTCACTGAGGAAATCAGTCCCTCCtccactaaaaaaaattgtatatgaCGGAGATAACATTGTTTTGCAATCAATAATGCTCTGTCATGCATAATAAGAATTTCACACTATAATATCAtgcataataaaaataatgtgcAAAATGTGTTTAGGTGGGAATGGCAAAACAATGCTCTAAATATGCAATGCAAGTTCTTCCCTTCATCCACAGGATATTTTTGGATTTATCAAATAATTCATACATGGGGTGGGGATATCATATTGCACTGTCACCAACCAACCATGGCATTTTTGGCCTTCAGTGCCCTAACGTACCAACGTTatgataaaaagaagaaacgtgaaaaagaagaaaaaaagggataaTTCACCCTGCCCTTTATTTGGCTACACGCGTCATGATTTTGCTGTTTTGAGATAATTAATCAGTCCTTATAGGTTTCATCTCAACGCAATCTctcaaattataattatgCCGTCCActaataaaattttttaagGCTCATCGCAACATAAATTTTAGCACTAATAATAGCTTCCGTTTATGAGCAGACATCAGACGtgaacataattaattaatgggccccttaattaatttcataaattctaTTGATCTCttgaaagaaggaaagagtAGAGACCAACCGCCGTAACGCCGTTGTGAAATTCCCGCCAAGTCTGACGCACAGCAGGGGCATGTGGCGCATATATAAACGGGATATACGTCACCGTCATTTCCCGTGTTACACCCTTTTGGCTTCGGGCTTTGGCCAATAGCTATATTATCAATTAAATTCGATTTAAATCGTACGTTGGTTACGTGATACTAGCAATTTCAACATAAATTGGCTCTCTCTGGCTTCAAACTTTTCTGTCTCAGTCTGAACTTTGTCGAGCTCAGAACCCTGAGGCCCCGAACAACATGAAGAGTCTTTGACTGTCTTCCACCTCAAATCCCCAATTCTGGTCTTGTTTTATCGCTTAGAattagaaatttagaaatagGAACTCTTGCTTTTGCGTCTCAGCTCTCAGAACGTGACCATGTCCGGACCACTCGATCGATTTGCCAGGCCTTGTGAGTTCACTTTCTTTGACCCGTTCCTATATTTTCTGTTCGTTAATTGTTTTCAATTCTCGCGTTCTATTCTTTATATTTCTTATTCTTAAGacttttgtgaaattttcCGCGCGTGGTTTAGTCATCCGAGatctcttttgcttttgcgagttctagggttttgatttttttttttttgggggggggggggggggggggggggggggggggggtggtgTGTGAGGAGGGGGGATTGTGTTGTTTGAATTTTACCTACTAGTCTCTAGGATTTTGGGTGTGGCCCTCGTTTGTTCTTACATGCTTTGGGAGAGatacttaaatttttttatcttcGACTAGAATTGGATTGTGACATTGCTTGGTAACAGGATTTATGGTAAGACAACGATGTTGATGGTAGCATTAGGACTTGATGATGGTAACTTTGTTAACGCTCTTTAGGTTTTGAGGGGTTCTCTAGCCATGAcgagagaaaagaaaggaagtcAGATTATGAGAATTCAGAGGACGATAGGAGGACTAGAATTGGGAACCTGAAGAAGAAAGCAATCGATGCGTCTAGTAAATTCAGACATTCGctcaagaagaaaaggaggaagagTAGCAGTCGGCTCACTTCTGTTTCAATTGAGGATGTACGGGACGTTGAGGAGCTACGGGCTGTTGATGCATT
This window encodes:
- the LOC18789681 gene encoding bifunctional nuclease 1, producing the protein MVSLQGPVICPTVRAKQSGYDTVPVVGPLVKARLLRSELCRFRGVSGCITKAGFVSRPQNARKCTRVHCTFSSSSNGNGSMAENFNENDEDYVNSSVLEAVEVKSGIDGFMIKMRDGRHMRCVHNNPQGGHLPDYAPHPAIVLKMEDGTGLLLPIIVLEMPSVLLMAAVRNVPIARPTMYQVVREMIDKMGYEVRLVRVTKRVHEAYFAQLYLRKAGSETECVSFDLRPSDAINIAVRCKVPIQVNKYLAYSDGMRVIESGKLSSHGPASDGLLFTELDRPSGQPCVETKEFNLVRNMLIAAVEERYRDAAQWRDKLLQLRARRNLA